One stretch of Eupeodes corollae chromosome 2, idEupCoro1.1, whole genome shotgun sequence DNA includes these proteins:
- the LOC129944602 gene encoding piggyBac transposable element-derived protein 4-like isoform X1, which yields MCTVDSYTWSYEIYPRASLAMEGLDKPGSVLVRLCEPLLGEGRMIVTDNYYTSLPLATYLKNRNTDLCGTIRKNRADLPPHVTKHKLKRNESIAQQKDGCITVLKWHDTRNALMLSTCYGNESSAVSLWNGEKIKPNAVIDYNGVKKGIDIADQLAAFHSPLRKTLTWYKKVAVDLLFRVAVINARCIYNKLADEGPISMLQAQEMQLRVLLGSCASATNISRIPPTILHPSQHFLTELPRSNGKIMRKRCALCYKNLRRDGHIAALKAKQVNTECKQCNKALCLTCFNFKH from the coding sequence ATGTGCACAGTTGATAGTTATACGTGGTCGTACGAAATATATCCAAGAGCATCTTTAGCAATGGAAGGGTTAGACAAGCCGGGATCTGTTCTTGTCAGATTGTGTGAACCCCTTTTAGGTGAGGGACGAATGATTGTCACCGACAATTATTATACCAGTTTACCATTAGCaacgtatttaaaaaatcgCAACACGGACTTATGTGGAACAATACGAAAAAATCGGGCAGATCTTCCACCACACGTCACTAAGcacaaattgaaaagaaatgaaaGCATTGCTCAACAAAAGGATGGATGCATCACGGTGCTGAAATGGCATGATACAAGGAATGCCCTTATGCTATCTACTTGCTATGGAAATGAATCGTCAGCAGTAAGTCTATGGAATGgtgaaaaaattaaaccaaatgcCGTAATAGATTACAATGGCGTTAAAAAAGGCATAGATATAGCAGATCAATTAGCTGCATTTCATTCGCCATTGCGAAAAACCCTCACGTGGTATAAAAAAGTTGCTGTAGACCTTTTGTTCCGAGTTGCAGTCATCAATGCTAGATGCATATACAACAAATTAGCAGACGAAGGTCCAATTTCCATGTTGCAGGCTCAAGAAATGCAGTTGAGAGTATTGCTCGGTTCTTGTGCATCCGCAACAAATATCTCAAGAATTCCTCCAACAATATTACATCCAAGCCAACATTTTCTCACGGAACTTCCACGTTCAAATGGTAAAATTATGCGAAAGCGTTGCGCTTTGTGCTATAAGAACCTGAGGAGAGATGGTCATATAGCTGCCTTGAAAGCAAAACAGGTAAATACAGAGTGCAAGCAATGCAATAAGGCATTGTGCTTAAcatgttttaactttaaacattAG
- the LOC129944602 gene encoding piggyBac transposable element-derived protein 4-like isoform X2 → MDMEIEDFSSGSESDYQPTEIDTDTSYDLSENEDDEEQICGNGISPDATELVWHEEVLPIGREQFTGISGIHRIDAITNENGKIDFVKIFEKLLTADIVMEMVEHTNTYAHILRSSRTSAFNRLRRWKDVEIEVMKQFFGVVMLMGVVNLPKIEHYWKLDPLYNYPLMHMIKMSYKSFSLILRCWHFASPLLQERTHKTYKIDPLIKKLLSNFRSLYTPGEILVVDESVIKFHGRR, encoded by the exons ATGGACATGGAAATTGAGGATTTCAGTTCTGGAAGTGAATCAGATTATCAACCAACAGAAATTGATACTGACACGTCGTATGATCTTTCTGAAAATGAAGATgatgaagaacaaatttgtg gCAATGGAATCTCACCCGATGCCACTGAGCTCGTTTGGCATGAAGAAGTTTTACCAATTGGCAGAGAGCAATTTACTGGAATTTCTGGGATTCATCGAATTGATGCCATCacaaatgaaaatggaaaaattgattttgtaaaaatttttgaaaaattgctaaCAGCGGATATTGTCATGGAAATGGTTGAACATACCAATACATATGCCCACATCTTAAGATCATCACGAACGTCTGCATTTAATCGATTACGACGATGGAAAGATGTGGAGATTGAAGTGATGAAGCAATTTTTTGGTGTTGTTATGCTAATGGGTGTCGTTAACTTGCCGAAAATTGAGCACTATTGGAAACTGGACCCATTATACAATTATCCGCTTATGCATATGATAAAAATGTCATACAAAAGTTTTTCACTAATATTGCGTTGCTGGCATTTTGCTTCTCCTTTGCTTCAAGAAAGGAcacataaaacatacaaaattgatCCTCTAATAAAAAAACTGCTATCAAACTTCCGGTCATTGTATACTCCTGGCGAAATACTTGTGGTAGATGAATCGGTAATCAAGTTTCACGGTCGACGTTAA